From a region of the Paraburkholderia hospita genome:
- a CDS encoding carbonic anhydrase produces MVELNVIGQATNLGKTHIVQRAWRNGGRPYLHGRVFDLRSGYIHPRTSMINNGQAVQTVCKLHNAMVKNPP; encoded by the coding sequence ATGGTCGAGCTGAACGTCATCGGGCAGGCTACAAACCTGGGCAAGACCCATATCGTCCAGCGGGCGTGGCGAAACGGCGGCAGGCCGTATCTGCACGGCCGGGTGTTCGATCTGCGTTCCGGATACATCCACCCTCGGACGAGCATGATTAACAACGGGCAGGCGGTTCAGACGGTCTGCAAGCTCCACAACGCCATGGTGAAGAACCCGCCTTGA
- a CDS encoding DUF2254 domain-containing protein produces MDWNRWYSFKSYLRSSLWAVPLIAVAIYAVVKPLTEMLGRWMIRQAILDPKTGFLGLSMTGARALLGDIVSADLTFLVFAFGSLLVAIQVAGGQYTPRIIATTLLRDNIIRSISGLFVFTMLFADRTLSWMGENEVHQLQVFLAALFGFASVVAFLFLIDYAAKSLRPVSLVARVGKHGMAVIESVYPAPTTGATSPPERDKERGVPDRIVRHRGKSGIVLAVNLERLVAKARRTNSVIEFVPQVGDFVAVDEPLFYLYGNSGAIDERRLRTLVAFGTERTMEQDPMFAFRILVDIALKALSAAINDPTTAVLAIDQVHRLLRVVGKRSLHIEEIVDRSGRVRVILRTPNWEDFVHISFREIRQYGAGSIQIARRLRAAIENLIQSLPEHRHDALRVELTLLDRAITSMFPFPEDLALARIPDSQGLGGSAASTANN; encoded by the coding sequence ATGGACTGGAATCGCTGGTACAGCTTCAAGAGTTACCTGCGATCTTCGCTGTGGGCTGTGCCGCTCATCGCAGTCGCGATCTACGCAGTGGTAAAACCTCTGACTGAAATGCTGGGAAGGTGGATGATCAGGCAAGCGATCCTTGATCCGAAAACCGGTTTTCTTGGGCTGTCCATGACCGGGGCCCGGGCGTTGCTCGGTGACATCGTTTCCGCAGACCTGACGTTTCTGGTGTTTGCGTTCGGTTCGCTGCTCGTCGCAATCCAGGTCGCTGGCGGGCAGTACACCCCGCGGATCATCGCGACGACACTGCTGCGCGATAACATCATCCGTAGCATCTCGGGATTGTTCGTTTTCACAATGCTGTTCGCCGATAGAACCCTGAGCTGGATGGGTGAGAATGAGGTACACCAGCTTCAAGTGTTCCTTGCAGCGCTATTCGGATTCGCCTCCGTCGTCGCGTTCCTTTTCCTGATTGACTACGCCGCGAAATCTCTGCGTCCGGTAAGCCTCGTGGCACGCGTCGGGAAGCACGGGATGGCGGTCATAGAGAGCGTTTACCCCGCTCCGACTACGGGTGCAACTAGCCCGCCGGAACGTGACAAAGAGCGAGGCGTACCTGATCGCATTGTTCGTCACCGCGGCAAATCTGGCATCGTTCTGGCCGTGAATCTGGAAAGGCTGGTGGCCAAGGCGCGGCGCACTAACTCAGTCATCGAATTCGTGCCGCAAGTGGGTGATTTCGTCGCTGTCGACGAACCCTTGTTTTATTTGTACGGGAATTCTGGCGCGATCGATGAGAGGAGGCTCCGCACACTGGTCGCTTTCGGGACGGAACGCACAATGGAGCAGGACCCTATGTTCGCGTTTCGCATCCTGGTCGATATTGCGCTGAAAGCGCTGTCGGCGGCGATCAACGATCCGACCACGGCCGTGCTTGCGATCGACCAGGTGCACCGACTATTGCGCGTGGTGGGCAAACGGTCGCTGCACATCGAAGAGATTGTGGATAGGTCGGGGCGGGTGCGCGTGATCTTGCGGACGCCCAATTGGGAAGACTTCGTGCATATTAGTTTTCGCGAGATACGACAGTACGGCGCGGGCAGCATTCAAATCGCGCGGCGTCTACGCGCGGCGATAGAGAACCTCATCCAGAGCCTGCCGGAACATCGTCATGACGCATTGCGCGTCGAGCTAACACTGCTCGATCGCGCGATCACCTCGATGTTCCCGTTTCCCGAGGACCTGGCGTTGGCCCGTATCCCCGACTCGCAAGGGCTTGGAGGTTCGGCAGCCTCGACAGCAAACAACTAG
- a CDS encoding IS4 family transposase, with protein sequence MKQEAASWAAAEFKDIDLGDQRLNARAVLLAERLAQKPTASIPNACGGWAETAGAYRFLAQDELDWRDILAPHWQSSAERMRACEVVLCIQDTTELDFNGQTITGLGPLSYEAQRGMYLHPTYAVTPSREPLGVLDAFMWAREPKGADGVRAGLKESIRWIEGYERVAEQAAALPATRLVYVADRESDIMALMVKARELDNPADWLLRSQHNRTLPEGGKLWNKVTAGKPLGTIHFTLAARQAQPARTVRQQVWAQRVALPDAAGDVVSVTCIVARELDPPAGVKPLEWRLLSNRHANDLDAAAQLIDWYRARWEVELFFHVLKNGCRVEALQLTSKARLERALALYMVVAWRIARLMRLGRTCPDLDAQLLFERDEWRAAYILNKKKPPRTPPRMNEAVRLVAMLGGFLARKGDGEPGVKTIWQGLQRVMDFAAGLRYARELDE encoded by the coding sequence ATGAAGCAAGAGGCAGCGAGCTGGGCAGCGGCAGAATTCAAGGACATCGACCTGGGCGATCAGCGTCTGAACGCGCGCGCCGTGCTGCTGGCGGAGCGGCTCGCGCAGAAGCCGACGGCAAGCATACCTAACGCATGCGGCGGCTGGGCGGAGACGGCCGGGGCGTACCGGTTTCTGGCTCAGGATGAACTGGACTGGCGCGATATTCTGGCGCCCCACTGGCAAAGCTCGGCCGAGCGGATGCGAGCTTGCGAAGTGGTGCTATGCATCCAGGATACAACGGAGCTGGACTTTAACGGCCAGACGATTACGGGTCTGGGCCCGCTGTCGTATGAGGCCCAGCGCGGGATGTATCTGCACCCGACTTACGCGGTCACGCCATCGCGCGAGCCGCTGGGCGTGCTTGACGCCTTCATGTGGGCACGCGAACCCAAAGGCGCGGATGGTGTGCGTGCAGGCCTCAAGGAAAGTATTCGCTGGATCGAAGGATATGAGCGGGTTGCCGAACAGGCTGCGGCGCTGCCTGCCACGCGGCTCGTGTACGTGGCTGACCGGGAGTCGGACATCATGGCGTTGATGGTCAAGGCGCGCGAGTTGGACAACCCGGCCGACTGGCTGCTGCGCTCGCAACACAATCGCACCCTGCCCGAAGGCGGCAAACTGTGGAACAAGGTTACGGCGGGCAAGCCCTTGGGCACAATTCACTTTACGCTGGCGGCCCGTCAGGCTCAGCCGGCGCGCACGGTCCGCCAGCAGGTGTGGGCGCAGCGTGTCGCGTTGCCCGATGCGGCCGGCGACGTGGTGAGCGTCACGTGTATCGTCGCCCGGGAACTCGACCCGCCGGCAGGCGTCAAGCCGCTCGAATGGCGGCTGCTGAGTAACCGCCATGCGAACGACCTTGATGCGGCGGCGCAGCTGATTGACTGGTACCGGGCGCGCTGGGAGGTGGAACTGTTCTTTCACGTACTCAAGAACGGCTGTCGGGTCGAGGCGTTGCAGCTCACATCGAAGGCGCGGCTTGAACGCGCCCTGGCGCTGTACATGGTGGTCGCGTGGCGTATCGCCCGGCTGATGCGACTGGGTCGAACCTGCCCGGACCTTGACGCGCAACTACTGTTCGAGCGCGATGAATGGCGCGCGGCATACATTCTGAACAAAAAGAAACCACCCAGGACGCCACCGCGAATGAATGAGGCCGTGCGTCTGGTCGCCATGCTGGGTGGCTTCCTGGCGCGCAAAGGCGATGGCGAACCCGGAGTCAAGACCATCTGGCAAGGTCTGCAGCGAGTGATGGATTTCGCCGCCGGACTCAGGTACGCACGAGAACTTGACGAATGA
- a CDS encoding carbonic anhydrase yields MPPDRIAGTRPGDMFVHRNIASLVVQTEMSLLSVLQYAIDVLKVNQLIVCGH; encoded by the coding sequence GTGCCACCGGACCGTATCGCGGGTACCCGTCCCGGCGACATGTTCGTGCACCGGAACATCGCGAGCCTGGTCGTGCAAACCGAGATGAGCCTGCTCTCGGTACTGCAGTATGCGATCGATGTGCTGAAGGTGAACCAGCTCATCGTCTGTGGCCACTAA
- a CDS encoding YeeE/YedE thiosulfate transporter family protein encodes MVAALCAGSMGFAIQRGATCTVAAVNEVVNKLRFNRLIAIVEASVWVTGGLLIAQMLHLLAKMPAGYPVNYLTVLGGALLGLGAFINGACVFGAIARLGSGEWAYLATPLGFYAGCLSLGTLSTASAHHTLDYRSFVLRAPTSVSLLFAAFIIWRVARPLLTARPAGSGAGVIQRARQGIASHLWSPHAATTVIGVAFLFMLLLVGTWSYTDVLIELARGMANSLITRCLLLLALLLGAVLGGRTAGPSGSTGVALAQVSKCFLGGALMGWGSLLIPGGNDGLLLVGMPLLYPYAWVAFVAMCASIGTASLVQKVMSDRTAQQRMERR; translated from the coding sequence GTGGTCGCCGCCCTGTGCGCCGGCTCGATGGGCTTTGCGATTCAACGCGGGGCGACGTGCACCGTTGCCGCGGTGAACGAAGTCGTCAACAAGCTTCGGTTCAACCGGCTGATCGCAATCGTCGAGGCGTCGGTATGGGTCACGGGCGGTCTGTTGATCGCGCAAATGCTCCATCTGCTCGCGAAGATGCCCGCAGGCTATCCGGTGAATTACCTGACCGTGCTGGGCGGGGCTCTGCTGGGCCTGGGTGCGTTCATCAACGGCGCCTGCGTCTTCGGCGCGATCGCGAGACTCGGCTCCGGCGAATGGGCTTACCTGGCGACACCGCTCGGCTTTTACGCTGGATGCCTGAGTCTCGGCACCTTGTCGACAGCTTCCGCGCATCACACACTTGACTACCGTTCATTCGTGTTGCGCGCGCCTACCTCGGTTTCGCTGCTGTTCGCGGCGTTCATCATCTGGCGCGTCGCTCGTCCGCTACTGACAGCGCGTCCCGCTGGATCGGGAGCCGGTGTGATTCAGCGGGCACGCCAAGGCATTGCTTCCCACCTTTGGTCACCCCATGCCGCTACCACGGTGATCGGCGTCGCATTCCTGTTCATGCTCCTGCTCGTCGGCACCTGGTCCTACACCGATGTGCTGATTGAGCTCGCCCGCGGCATGGCGAACAGCCTCATCACACGATGCCTGTTGCTGCTTGCCCTGCTGCTCGGTGCAGTGCTCGGCGGCCGCACCGCCGGCCCGTCTGGCAGCACCGGCGTCGCGCTTGCCCAGGTGAGCAAGTGCTTCCTGGGTGGCGCCCTGATGGGATGGGGCAGCCTTTTGATCCCCGGCGGCAACGATGGCCTGCTATTGGTCGGAATGCCCCTCCTGTACCCCTATGCATGGGTAGCATTCGTCGCAATGTGTGCCTCGATCGGCACGGCATCGCTCGTGCAGAAAGTCATGAGCGACCGCACAGCGCAGCAACGCATGGAGCGCCGTTGA
- a CDS encoding BufA1 family periplasmic bufferin-type metallophore, which produces MGHRIGNTLVIFSAIGAALFAIQHNAHLMPNAHATFTSPRERCFGVARAGKKDCGNPRHACAGRSPHDAARDEGLLLPAGTCATIDGSAFKATE; this is translated from the coding sequence ATGGGCCACCGAATCGGCAACACACTCGTGATCTTCAGCGCGATCGGCGCGGCGCTATTCGCGATTCAGCACAACGCCCATCTGATGCCGAACGCACATGCGACGTTCACATCGCCCCGGGAGCGATGCTTCGGCGTGGCACGGGCCGGGAAGAAAGACTGTGGCAACCCAAGGCATGCATGCGCCGGCCGTTCGCCGCACGATGCGGCGCGCGACGAAGGGCTGTTGCTTCCAGCCGGTACCTGCGCAACGATCGATGGCAGCGCCTTCAAGGCGACCGAATAG
- a CDS encoding patatin-like phospholipase family protein, whose translation MATRTATRQGNGRGRGRTHASVAPDLELGTPGLPGQVVLVLQGGGALGAYQVGVYEALHKAGVEPDWVIGTSIGAINAALISGNRPEDRLDRLNEFWRRVAQRWPLTGFFDWMGLGNLLPNMNTVTRGIPGFFTPNASAIGGSKAEVGVEAASYYSTAPLRETLGELVDFEYLSECRTRLTVGAVNACSGHMRYFDNRNEELKVDHVMASGALPPAFAAVRVDGEPYWDGGLYSNTPIEAVLDDKPRRDSLIFAVNVWHQAAPEPASIWQVMSRQKDIQYASRADSHIARQKQIHRLRHVIRELHKQLPVSRQNDARVKELASWGCGTTMHVAHLLAPRVDGEDHTKDIDFTSAGIQLRRSAGYADAQRMIERSPWKSAAIDPIEGVIEHT comes from the coding sequence GTGGCGACAAGAACTGCGACTAGACAAGGCAACGGTCGAGGCCGCGGGCGCACGCATGCGAGCGTCGCGCCCGACCTCGAGCTTGGCACGCCCGGCCTGCCGGGCCAGGTCGTGCTGGTGCTGCAAGGCGGCGGTGCGCTCGGCGCCTACCAGGTGGGGGTGTACGAAGCCCTGCACAAAGCCGGTGTCGAACCCGACTGGGTGATCGGCACGTCGATCGGCGCGATCAACGCGGCGCTGATCAGCGGCAACCGCCCCGAGGACCGCCTCGATCGCCTCAACGAGTTCTGGCGCCGGGTGGCGCAGCGCTGGCCGCTAACAGGTTTCTTCGACTGGATGGGTCTGGGCAACCTGCTGCCCAACATGAACACGGTGACGCGCGGCATTCCGGGCTTCTTCACCCCGAATGCCTCGGCCATCGGCGGATCCAAGGCGGAAGTGGGCGTCGAGGCCGCGTCGTACTACAGCACGGCACCCTTGCGCGAAACACTGGGCGAGCTCGTCGACTTCGAGTACCTGAGCGAGTGCAGGACACGGCTGACCGTGGGTGCGGTGAACGCCTGCAGCGGCCACATGCGCTACTTCGACAATCGCAACGAGGAGCTCAAGGTCGACCACGTGATGGCATCCGGCGCCCTGCCCCCGGCATTTGCCGCCGTGCGCGTCGACGGCGAACCCTACTGGGACGGTGGCCTGTACTCCAACACTCCGATCGAAGCGGTGCTGGACGACAAGCCCAGGCGAGACTCCCTCATCTTCGCCGTCAACGTGTGGCACCAGGCGGCCCCCGAGCCTGCGTCGATCTGGCAGGTCATGAGCCGGCAGAAGGACATCCAGTACGCGAGCCGCGCCGACAGCCACATCGCCCGGCAGAAGCAGATCCATCGCCTGCGCCACGTGATCCGCGAGCTGCACAAGCAGCTGCCGGTGAGCCGTCAGAACGATGCCAGGGTCAAGGAGCTCGCATCCTGGGGCTGCGGCACAACGATGCATGTGGCACATCTGCTAGCACCGCGGGTCGATGGCGAGGACCACACCAAGGACATCGACTTCACGAGCGCAGGCATCCAGTTGCGCCGCAGTGCGGGATACGCCGATGCGCAGCGCATGATCGAGCGTTCGCCCTGGAAGTCCGCCGCCATCGACCCAATCGAAGGCGTGATCGAGCACACCTGA